From Ramlibacter tataouinensis, the proteins below share one genomic window:
- a CDS encoding DUF47 domain-containing protein, with the protein MLFGKLLPREGNFFEMFNQHADRIVEAARAFAHLVANYSDPHLREQYNRDVDNAERAADRVTHDVNRLIHKTFITPIDRDQIHTLINTMDDVADLIQDSAETMALYDVRHMTEEITRLTELSVKCCDRVKEAVYMIGKLADHHTAEAALKTCEEIDRLESDADRVMRSAMSKLFREEPDVREVLKLKAIYELLEKITDKCEDVANVIEGIILEHS; encoded by the coding sequence ATGCTGTTTGGCAAGCTGTTGCCACGCGAGGGCAATTTTTTCGAGATGTTCAACCAGCACGCCGACCGCATCGTCGAGGCGGCGCGCGCGTTCGCGCATCTGGTGGCGAACTACAGCGACCCGCACCTGCGTGAGCAGTACAACCGCGACGTCGACAATGCCGAGCGCGCCGCCGACCGCGTCACCCATGACGTCAACCGGCTGATCCACAAGACCTTCATCACGCCGATCGACCGCGACCAGATCCACACGCTGATCAACACCATGGACGACGTGGCCGACCTGATCCAGGACTCGGCCGAAACCATGGCGCTGTACGACGTGCGGCACATGACCGAGGAGATCACGCGCCTGACCGAGCTCAGCGTCAAGTGCTGCGACCGCGTCAAGGAGGCCGTCTACATGATCGGCAAGCTGGCAGATCACCACACCGCCGAGGCTGCCCTCAAGACCTGCGAGGAGATCGACCGGCTCGAGTCGGACGCCGACCGCGTGATGCGCTCGGCCATGAGCAAGCTGTTCCGCGAGGAACCGGATGTGCGCGAGGTGCTCAAGCTCAAGGCCATCTACGAGCTGCTGGAGAAGATCACCGACAAGTGCGAGGACGTGGCCAACGTCATCGAAGGCATCATCCTCGAGCATTCCTGA
- a CDS encoding protocatechuate 3,4-dioxygenase, whose translation MDASRLSRRQAAALVALPIVWRSVRAQPAAPRKVTPAQAEGPFYPVAMPRDSDFDLLRNGTVAYARGQPAWVEGQVVDLQGRPLSGAIVEIWQCDESGHYHHPGDGGRADPAFQGFGRVVADASGNYRFRTIRPVAYSGRTPHIHFKVKQGTRELLTTQLYVAGEALNERDGLWRRLGAEDRALVTVPFQAGADGLRANFPITIAT comes from the coding sequence ATGGATGCAAGCAGACTCAGCCGGCGCCAGGCCGCGGCCCTGGTCGCCCTGCCCATCGTCTGGCGCAGCGTTCGCGCGCAGCCGGCCGCTCCCCGCAAGGTCACACCGGCCCAGGCCGAAGGTCCCTTCTACCCTGTCGCCATGCCGCGCGACAGCGACTTCGACCTGCTGCGCAACGGCACCGTGGCGTACGCGCGCGGCCAGCCCGCCTGGGTCGAAGGCCAAGTCGTCGATTTGCAGGGCCGCCCGCTGTCGGGCGCCATCGTCGAGATCTGGCAGTGCGACGAATCCGGCCACTACCACCACCCCGGCGATGGCGGCCGCGCCGACCCGGCCTTCCAGGGCTTCGGGCGGGTGGTGGCCGACGCCAGCGGCAACTACCGCTTCCGCACCATCCGGCCGGTGGCCTACAGCGGCCGCACGCCGCACATCCACTTCAAGGTGAAGCAAGGCACGCGCGAGTTGCTCACGACGCAGCTGTACGTGGCCGGCGAAGCGCTCAATGAGCGCGACGGCCTCTGGCGGCGCCTCGGCGCCGAAGATCGCGCGCTGGTGACGGTCCCCTTCCAGGCCGGCGCCGACGGGCTGCGCGCCAATTTTCCCATCACAATCGCCACGTGA
- a CDS encoding hemerythrin domain-containing protein, which translates to MPTLEWSEAVALGLSFMDDTHREFIDLLAAAESASDAVLPQAWHALVEHTAAHFGQEDQWMQKTGFAASNCHTTQHKVVLQVLREGSVRAAAGDLAPARQMIRELAEWFPAHAQSMDAALALHLRGIGYDPASGTVARPDALPTAEIHGCGGATCSPAETA; encoded by the coding sequence ATGCCCACGCTTGAATGGTCCGAGGCGGTCGCGCTCGGCCTGTCCTTCATGGACGACACGCACCGCGAATTCATCGACCTGCTCGCGGCGGCCGAATCCGCGTCCGATGCCGTACTGCCCCAGGCCTGGCACGCGCTGGTCGAACACACGGCCGCGCACTTCGGCCAGGAAGACCAGTGGATGCAGAAAACCGGCTTCGCTGCTTCCAATTGCCACACGACGCAGCACAAGGTGGTGCTGCAGGTGCTGCGCGAAGGCAGCGTGCGCGCCGCCGCCGGCGATCTTGCGCCGGCGCGGCAGATGATCCGCGAGCTGGCCGAATGGTTTCCCGCCCATGCGCAATCGATGGACGCCGCCCTGGCCCTGCACCTGCGCGGGATCGGCTACGACCCCGCAAGCGGCACCGTGGCGCGCCCCGATGCCCTGCCCACCGCGGAAATCCACGGCTGCGGCGGCGCGACCTGCTCGCCGGCGGAGACGGCCTGA
- a CDS encoding RluA family pseudouridine synthase, with protein sequence MGELSATHPPGSVLAVLHACEQLLVLDKPSGLLCVPGRGVDKQDCLSLRAQQVYPDALVVHRLDMATSGLCLMARGAGAQRRLSQAFAQREVGKRYIALVAGRMAADSGLIDLPLSVDWPNRPLRIVDRVRGKPSQTQWRLLSYDEQRDASRLELEPVTGRSHQLRVHLLALGHPILGDALYAPPSVRDCAPRLMLHATQLALAHPATGEPLSFTSPCPF encoded by the coding sequence ATGGGGGAATTATCGGCAACGCACCCACCCGGCTCGGTGCTGGCCGTGCTGCACGCCTGCGAACAGTTGCTGGTGCTGGACAAACCCTCGGGCCTGCTGTGCGTGCCCGGCCGCGGCGTCGACAAGCAGGATTGCCTGTCGCTGCGGGCGCAGCAGGTCTATCCCGACGCCCTGGTGGTGCATCGCCTGGACATGGCGACCTCGGGCCTGTGCCTGATGGCGCGCGGCGCCGGCGCGCAGCGGCGCCTGAGCCAGGCCTTCGCGCAGCGCGAAGTGGGCAAGCGCTACATCGCCCTGGTGGCCGGCCGCATGGCGGCGGACAGCGGCCTGATCGACCTGCCGCTGTCCGTCGACTGGCCGAACCGGCCGCTGCGGATCGTGGACCGCGTGCGCGGCAAGCCCAGCCAGACCCAGTGGCGGCTGCTTTCCTATGACGAGCAGCGCGACGCGAGCCGCCTCGAGCTGGAACCCGTCACCGGCCGCTCGCACCAGCTGCGGGTGCACCTGCTGGCCCTCGGCCACCCGATCCTCGGCGATGCGCTGTATGCCCCGCCGTCCGTGCGCGATTGCGCGCCACGGCTTATGCTGCATGCAACGCAGCTCGCGCTGGCGCATCCCGCGACCGGCGAGCCGCTGAGCTTTACCAGTCCCTGCCCCTTCTAG
- the egtD gene encoding L-histidine N(alpha)-methyltransferase, with protein sequence MLNRPLFRIDSGEAQGEARDAQSSCFAADLKAALLSHPRTISPKYFYDERGSRLFDRICELPEYYPTRTELAILAAHAGEIASHMGPRAEVVEFGAGSLRKVRLLLEAMQEPARYLPIDISGEHLARCAAELQQEYPGLDVQPVVADYTRRLLLPAPLPGAGRRVGFFPGSTIGNFTPEEARHFLATAAQVLRGGALLLGADMVKDPDILHAAYNDSQGVTAAFNLNLLARANRELGTGFDLGLFWHSAFYNAPKSRIEMHLVSRKNQRIEWDGECFEIGEGETLHTENSYKFTIEGLRALAGQAGFRPGPVWMDAGRRFCVHWLHAPA encoded by the coding sequence ATGCTGAACCGCCCGCTGTTCCGCATCGACAGCGGCGAGGCACAGGGCGAGGCACGCGATGCCCAGAGCTCGTGCTTCGCCGCCGACCTCAAGGCCGCGCTGCTTTCGCATCCGCGCACTATCTCGCCGAAGTACTTCTACGACGAGCGCGGCTCGCGGCTGTTCGACCGCATCTGCGAGCTGCCCGAGTACTACCCGACACGCACGGAGCTGGCCATCCTCGCGGCCCACGCGGGCGAGATCGCATCGCACATGGGGCCGCGCGCCGAAGTCGTGGAGTTCGGGGCCGGGTCGCTGCGCAAGGTGCGGCTGCTGCTGGAGGCGATGCAGGAGCCGGCGCGCTACCTGCCGATCGACATCTCGGGTGAGCACCTGGCGCGCTGTGCCGCGGAACTGCAGCAGGAGTACCCCGGCCTGGACGTGCAGCCGGTGGTGGCCGACTACACGCGGCGCCTGCTTCTGCCGGCGCCGCTGCCGGGGGCCGGGCGGCGCGTGGGGTTCTTCCCGGGATCCACCATCGGCAATTTCACGCCGGAGGAGGCGCGGCACTTCCTGGCCACGGCGGCGCAGGTGCTGCGCGGCGGCGCGCTGCTGCTCGGCGCCGACATGGTGAAGGACCCGGACATCCTGCACGCGGCCTACAACGACAGCCAGGGCGTCACCGCGGCCTTCAACCTCAACCTGCTGGCGCGCGCCAATCGCGAACTGGGCACCGGCTTCGACCTGGGCCTGTTCTGGCACAGCGCGTTCTACAACGCGCCGAAGAGCCGCATCGAGATGCACCTGGTCAGCCGGAAGAACCAGCGCATCGAATGGGACGGCGAGTGCTTCGAGATCGGCGAGGGCGAGACGCTGCACACCGAGAACTCGTACAAGTTCACGATCGAGGGACTGCGCGCGCTCGCCGGGCAGGCCGGTTTCAGGCCCGGCCCGGTCTGGATGGATGCCGGCCGGCGCTTCTGCGTGCACTGGCTGCACGCGCCGGCCTGA
- a CDS encoding SDR family NAD(P)-dependent oxidoreductase: MTSTPTHLTIITGASRGMGLAMAARLLRDGHELLCISRKPNPALDEFAAQAGMPCEQWPHDLARAASAAAKLETWLASRDAGALASATLINNAGLLPKIAPLSELAADDLADALRVDLEAPMLLTSAFLRATASWTAQRKVLNISSGMGRRPMASQAAYCAAKAGMDHFSRCVALEEAGRPNGARICSLAPGVIDTDMQVQLREGDPGQFPDVGNFIGLQEKGLLSTPDDAAARVLAYLAREDFGTKPVADVRD; this comes from the coding sequence GTGACGTCGACTCCAACACATCTCACCATCATCACCGGCGCGTCGCGCGGCATGGGCCTGGCGATGGCGGCCCGGCTGCTGCGGGACGGCCATGAGCTGCTTTGCATCTCGCGCAAGCCCAACCCGGCGCTCGACGAGTTCGCTGCGCAGGCCGGCATGCCTTGCGAGCAGTGGCCGCACGACCTGGCACGAGCGGCCTCCGCGGCGGCCAAGCTGGAGACCTGGCTCGCGTCGCGCGACGCCGGCGCGCTGGCCAGCGCCACCCTGATCAACAATGCCGGCCTGCTGCCAAAAATCGCCCCGCTGTCCGAGCTGGCGGCCGACGACCTGGCCGACGCGCTGCGCGTCGACCTCGAGGCGCCGATGCTGCTCACCTCGGCCTTCCTGCGCGCCACGGCGTCCTGGACTGCGCAGCGCAAGGTCCTGAACATCTCCTCGGGCATGGGACGCCGGCCGATGGCATCGCAGGCGGCGTATTGCGCCGCCAAGGCGGGCATGGACCACTTCAGCCGCTGCGTGGCGCTGGAAGAAGCCGGGCGGCCGAATGGCGCGCGCATCTGCTCGCTCGCGCCCGGCGTGATCGACACCGACATGCAGGTGCAGCTGCGCGAAGGCGACCCCGGGCAGTTCCCGGACGTGGGCAACTTCATCGGCCTGCAGGAAAAGGGCCTGCTCAGCACCCCTGATGATGCTGCGGCACGCGTGCTGGCGTACCTGGCACGCGAGGACTTCGGCACCAAGCCGGTGGCCGATGTGCGCGACTAG
- a CDS encoding 2OG-Fe dioxygenase family protein yields the protein MKLLAPHPTPPSALTDTLREQGYAVLTAQGVCELTGCAIDELMALRPSWDDLPPDNYLKDGGRYRRRRHSSLVVRGDAVEQAPHRAHWQPLEYNALHGGMQRWFEPVTPAVARAAAWGKLLRGLGSVFSQIRGAQPWYVEAHQFRIDTAGGIGRPTPEGAHRDGVDFVAVFLVAREAIKGGETRVFQADGPRGERFTLTEPWSLLLLDDERVIHESTPIQPQEGGGHRDTLVLTYRAGGFLDG from the coding sequence GTGAAACTTCTCGCACCGCACCCGACCCCGCCCAGCGCCCTGACCGACACCCTGCGTGAGCAAGGCTATGCCGTGCTCACCGCCCAGGGCGTGTGCGAGCTCACGGGCTGCGCGATCGACGAGTTGATGGCGCTGCGCCCCAGCTGGGACGATCTGCCGCCGGACAACTACCTGAAGGACGGCGGCCGCTACCGCCGGCGGCGCCATTCGTCGCTGGTGGTGCGGGGCGATGCGGTCGAACAGGCGCCGCATCGCGCGCACTGGCAACCGCTGGAATACAACGCGCTGCACGGCGGCATGCAGCGATGGTTCGAACCGGTCACGCCCGCGGTGGCGCGGGCCGCGGCGTGGGGCAAGCTGCTGCGCGGCCTGGGCAGCGTGTTCTCGCAGATCAGGGGCGCGCAGCCCTGGTATGTCGAGGCGCACCAGTTCCGCATCGACACCGCAGGGGGCATCGGCCGGCCCACGCCCGAGGGCGCGCACCGCGACGGCGTGGATTTCGTGGCCGTGTTCCTGGTCGCGCGCGAGGCGATCAAGGGCGGCGAAACGCGCGTGTTCCAGGCCGACGGCCCGCGCGGCGAGCGCTTCACGCTGACCGAGCCCTGGAGCCTGCTGCTGCTCGACGACGAGCGGGTGATCCACGAATCCACGCCGATCCAGCCGCAGGAAGGCGGCGGACACCGCGACACGCTGGTCCTGACCTACCGGGCCGGCGGTTTCCTGGACGGCTAG
- a CDS encoding DMT family protein gives MSMLQAIPLSIQTILLLVASNIFMTLAWYGHLKNLATAPWYVAAFASWGIALAEYLLQVPANRIGFQQAGYSVAQLKIMQEVITLAVFMPFSVMYLDQPVKLDYLWAGFCMVGAVFFIFRNA, from the coding sequence ATGAGCATGCTTCAGGCCATTCCACTGTCGATCCAGACCATTCTGCTGCTGGTCGCCTCCAATATCTTCATGACCCTGGCCTGGTACGGTCATCTCAAGAACCTGGCGACCGCGCCCTGGTATGTCGCCGCGTTCGCGAGTTGGGGCATCGCGCTGGCCGAATACCTGTTGCAGGTGCCGGCCAACCGGATCGGGTTCCAGCAGGCGGGCTATTCGGTGGCGCAGCTGAAGATCATGCAGGAAGTGATCACGCTGGCCGTGTTCATGCCGTTCTCCGTCATGTACCTGGACCAGCCGGTCAAGCTCGATTACCTGTGGGCGGGCTTTTGCATGGTCGGCGCGGTCTTTTTCATATTCCGCAACGCCTGA